In Rhodomicrobium lacus, the following proteins share a genomic window:
- the thrS gene encoding threonine--tRNA ligase gives MITLTFPDGSARSFDAAITGAELAASISKSLAKKAVAVALDGKLADLADPIAADARVKIVTRDDPEALELIRHDAAHVMAEAVQELFPGTQVTIGPVIENGFYYDFYREESFTPDDLEKIEAKMREIIAADKPFVKEVWSREKAQDFFAAEGEGFKVELIDAIPEGQDLKIYRQGDWLDLCRGPHLPSTGKVGKAFKLMRLAGSYWRGDSNREQLQRIYGTAWASDEQLKSYLTMLEEAEKRDHRRLGREMDLFHLQEEAPGSVFWHPKGWTVFQALIAFMRRRQHASGHVEVNSPDMMERKLWEQSGHWEKFGENMFVTETPDERVFCCKPMNCPGHIQIFKNGLKSYRDLPLRIAEFGKVHRYEPSGALHGIMRVRHFTQDDAHIFCTPEQITEECVHLNSLLLSIYRDFGFEDVAIKLSTRPEKRVGSDEVWDKAEAALKAAVEAAGEPYTLNPGEGAFYGPKLEYTLRDAIGREWQCGTIQLDFNLPVRLGAFYIGEDGAKHTPVMIHRALFGSLERFLGILIENYAGHLPLWLSPVQTVVATIVSDADAYAGEVEAALAAAGVRAETDLRNEKINYKVREHSLAKVPVLFVVGKREAEERTVSVRRLGSQAQETLPLDEAVARIAAEAVPPDLRR, from the coding sequence ATGATCACGCTGACGTTTCCCGACGGTTCCGCACGCTCCTTCGACGCCGCTATCACCGGCGCGGAACTCGCCGCATCCATCTCGAAATCGCTCGCTAAAAAGGCCGTCGCGGTCGCCCTCGACGGCAAGCTTGCGGACCTCGCCGACCCGATCGCGGCCGACGCGCGCGTCAAGATCGTCACCCGCGACGACCCCGAAGCGCTGGAACTCATCCGCCACGACGCCGCCCACGTGATGGCCGAGGCCGTGCAGGAGCTTTTTCCCGGCACGCAGGTCACCATCGGCCCCGTCATCGAAAACGGCTTCTATTACGATTTCTACCGCGAAGAGAGCTTCACGCCCGACGACCTCGAAAAGATCGAGGCGAAGATGCGCGAGATCATCGCGGCGGATAAGCCCTTCGTGAAGGAAGTGTGGTCTCGCGAGAAGGCGCAGGACTTCTTCGCCGCCGAAGGCGAGGGCTTCAAGGTCGAACTGATCGATGCCATCCCCGAGGGTCAGGATCTCAAGATCTACAGACAGGGCGACTGGCTCGACCTGTGCCGCGGCCCGCATCTGCCCTCGACGGGCAAAGTCGGCAAGGCGTTCAAGCTGATGCGCCTCGCGGGAAGCTACTGGCGTGGCGATTCGAACCGCGAGCAGCTTCAGCGCATCTACGGCACGGCCTGGGCGAGCGACGAGCAGCTCAAGTCGTACCTCACCATGCTGGAGGAAGCCGAGAAGCGCGACCATCGCCGCCTCGGCCGCGAGATGGACCTGTTCCACTTGCAGGAGGAGGCGCCGGGCTCGGTCTTCTGGCACCCGAAAGGCTGGACGGTGTTCCAGGCGCTCATCGCGTTCATGCGCCGCCGCCAGCACGCGAGCGGCCATGTCGAGGTGAATTCGCCCGACATGATGGAACGCAAGCTCTGGGAGCAATCGGGGCACTGGGAGAAGTTCGGCGAGAACATGTTCGTCACCGAGACGCCCGACGAGCGCGTGTTCTGCTGCAAGCCGATGAACTGCCCCGGCCATATCCAGATCTTCAAGAACGGGCTGAAGAGCTACCGCGACCTGCCGCTTCGCATCGCGGAGTTCGGCAAGGTGCACCGCTACGAGCCGAGCGGAGCGCTCCACGGCATCATGCGCGTGCGCCACTTCACGCAGGATGACGCGCACATTTTCTGCACGCCCGAGCAGATCACGGAAGAGTGCGTGCATCTGAACAGCCTCCTCTTGTCGATCTATCGCGACTTCGGCTTCGAGGACGTCGCCATCAAGCTGTCCACGCGTCCCGAGAAACGCGTCGGCTCCGACGAGGTCTGGGACAAGGCGGAGGCCGCGCTGAAGGCCGCCGTGGAAGCGGCGGGCGAGCCCTACACGCTGAACCCCGGCGAAGGCGCGTTCTACGGCCCGAAGCTTGAATACACGCTGCGCGACGCGATCGGCCGCGAATGGCAATGCGGGACGATCCAGCTCGACTTCAACCTGCCTGTGCGGCTCGGCGCGTTCTACATCGGCGAGGACGGCGCGAAGCATACGCCGGTGATGATCCACCGCGCGCTGTTCGGCAGTCTGGAGCGCTTCCTCGGCATCCTGATCGAGAACTACGCCGGACATCTGCCGCTGTGGCTTTCGCCGGTTCAGACCGTGGTGGCGACCATCGTTTCCGACGCCGATGCTTATGCGGGCGAGGTGGAGGCGGCGCTGGCGGCGGCGGGCGTTCGCGCCGAAACCGATCTTCGCAACGAGAAGATCAACTACAAGGTGCGCGAGCACAGCCTTGCGAAGGTGCCGGTGCTGTTCGTCGTCGGCAAGCGCGAGGCGGAAGAGCGGACCGTGTCCGTGCGCAGGCTCGGCAGCCAGGCGCAGGAGACGCTGCCGCTCGACGAGGCCGTTGCGCGGATCGCGGCCGAGGCCGTGCCGCCGGATCTGCGCCGGTAG
- the uvrA gene encoding excinuclease ABC subunit UvrA — translation MTQTHIAIRGAREHNLKNVSLDIPREKLVVITGLSGSGKSSLAFDTIYAEGQRRYVESLSAYARQFLEMMQKPDVDLIDGLSPAISIEQKTTSRNPRSTVGTVTEIYDYMRLLWARVGVPYSPATGLPIESQTVSQMVDRVLELPEGTRLYLLAPMIRGRKGEYRKELADLQKRGFQRVKIDGTFHEIPDAPALDKKFKHDIDVVVDRIVVRGDIGTRLADSFETALELADGIAIVEFADAPKAEPEADGGGKKKKAAQKADEPRRITFSQRFACPVSGFTIDEIEPRLFSFNNPFGACPKCDGLGTELKFEPQLVVPDQSLSLRKGAIVPWARTGNTSPYYTQTLDAIAAHFNVSMETPWSKLPKKVQDTILFGSGGEVIAFTYDDGMRTYTTRKAFEGVITNIERRWKETDSQWVREELSRYQSNQPCEECNGFRLKPQALAVKIDGLHIGEASRMSIKAANDWFATLSGKLTPKQNEIATRILKEIRERLRFLNDVGLDYLALSRNSGTLSGGESQRIRLASQIGSGLTGVLYVLDEPSIGLHQRDNARLLDTLKHLRDLGNSVIVVEHDEDAILTADHVVDIGPGAGVHGGRVIAEGTPSEIKAHPESLTGQYLTGKRAVPLPTARRKIDKRRMLTVRGARGNNLKDVTASIPLGCFTAVTGVSGGGKSTLLIETIQKAASRRLNGGGETPEPFDALDGIEFLDKVIDIDQSPIGRTPRSNPATYTGAFGPIRDWFSGLPEAKARGYLPGRFSFNVKGGRCEACQGDGVIKIEMHFLPDVYVTCDVCKGHRYNRETLDIRFKGKSIADVLDMTVDEAAEFFKAVPSVRDKMETLQRVGLGYIKVGQQATTLSGGEAQRVKLSKELSRRATGKTLYILDEPTTGLHFHDVAKLLEVLHQLVDAGNTVAVIEHNLEVIKTADWVIDLGPEGGDGGGRIVAEGRPEDIAEAEASYTGRFLKELLQRRPAAKGKAKVAARAAE, via the coding sequence TTGACACAGACACATATCGCGATACGCGGCGCGCGCGAGCATAACCTCAAGAACGTCTCGCTCGACATTCCGCGCGAAAAGCTCGTGGTCATCACGGGCCTGTCCGGCTCCGGCAAATCGAGCCTCGCCTTCGACACCATCTATGCCGAGGGCCAGCGCCGCTATGTCGAAAGCCTGTCGGCCTATGCGCGCCAATTCCTTGAGATGATGCAGAAGCCGGACGTCGACCTGATCGACGGCCTTTCGCCCGCCATCTCCATCGAGCAGAAGACGACGAGCCGCAATCCGCGCTCCACCGTCGGCACCGTCACCGAGATTTACGATTACATGCGCCTTTTGTGGGCGCGCGTCGGCGTGCCCTATTCGCCCGCGACCGGGCTTCCCATTGAGAGCCAGACCGTCAGCCAGATGGTGGATCGCGTGCTTGAATTGCCCGAGGGCACGCGGCTTTACCTGCTCGCGCCGATGATTCGGGGCCGGAAGGGCGAATATCGCAAGGAACTCGCAGACCTTCAGAAGCGCGGCTTCCAGCGCGTGAAGATCGACGGCACGTTCCACGAAATCCCGGACGCGCCGGCCCTCGACAAGAAGTTCAAGCACGACATCGACGTGGTGGTGGACCGTATCGTGGTGCGCGGCGATATCGGCACGCGGCTTGCGGACAGCTTCGAGACTGCGCTCGAACTCGCGGACGGCATCGCCATAGTGGAATTCGCCGACGCGCCCAAGGCCGAGCCGGAAGCGGACGGCGGCGGCAAGAAGAAAAAGGCCGCGCAGAAAGCCGACGAGCCGCGCCGCATCACCTTCTCGCAGCGCTTCGCCTGCCCCGTTTCGGGCTTCACCATCGACGAGATCGAGCCACGCCTGTTCTCGTTCAACAACCCGTTCGGCGCCTGCCCGAAATGCGACGGCCTCGGCACGGAATTGAAGTTCGAGCCGCAGCTCGTCGTTCCCGATCAGTCGCTTTCGCTGCGCAAGGGCGCGATCGTGCCTTGGGCGCGCACCGGCAACACCTCGCCCTATTACACGCAGACGCTCGACGCCATCGCCGCCCACTTCAACGTCTCCATGGAAACGCCGTGGAGCAAGCTGCCGAAAAAGGTGCAGGACACGATCCTGTTCGGCTCCGGCGGCGAGGTGATCGCCTTCACCTATGACGACGGCATGCGCACCTACACCACGCGCAAGGCGTTCGAGGGCGTCATCACGAATATCGAGCGGCGCTGGAAGGAAACGGACAGCCAATGGGTGCGCGAGGAGCTTTCGCGCTACCAGTCGAACCAGCCTTGCGAGGAGTGCAACGGCTTCCGCCTGAAGCCGCAGGCGCTCGCGGTGAAGATCGACGGCCTGCATATCGGCGAGGCGTCCCGGATGTCGATCAAGGCGGCGAACGACTGGTTCGCGACGCTGTCGGGCAAGCTCACGCCGAAGCAGAACGAAATCGCGACGCGCATCCTGAAGGAAATTCGCGAGCGGCTGCGCTTCCTGAACGACGTCGGCCTCGATTACCTCGCGCTCAGCCGCAACTCGGGCACCCTGTCCGGCGGCGAAAGCCAGCGCATCCGGCTCGCCTCGCAGATCGGCTCGGGCCTGACGGGCGTGCTGTATGTGCTCGACGAGCCGTCCATCGGCCTCCACCAGCGCGACAACGCGCGGCTGCTCGACACGCTGAAGCACCTGCGCGACCTCGGCAATTCGGTGATCGTGGTCGAGCATGACGAGGACGCGATCCTCACCGCCGATCATGTGGTCGACATCGGCCCAGGCGCCGGCGTCCATGGCGGGCGCGTGATCGCCGAAGGCACGCCCTCCGAGATCAAGGCGCACCCGGAAAGCCTCACCGGGCAATATCTTACGGGTAAACGAGCGGTGCCGCTGCCGACGGCGCGCCGCAAGATCGACAAGCGCCGCATGCTGACGGTGCGCGGCGCGCGCGGCAACAATCTGAAGGACGTCACCGCCTCGATCCCGCTCGGCTGCTTCACGGCGGTCACGGGCGTTTCGGGCGGCGGCAAGTCCACGCTCCTCATCGAGACGATCCAGAAGGCGGCATCCCGGCGGCTGAACGGGGGAGGCGAGACGCCCGAACCGTTCGACGCGCTCGACGGCATCGAATTTCTCGACAAGGTCATCGACATCGACCAGTCGCCCATCGGCCGCACACCGCGCTCGAACCCGGCCACCTATACCGGCGCGTTCGGCCCCATCCGCGACTGGTTCTCGGGGCTGCCCGAGGCGAAGGCGCGCGGCTATCTGCCGGGGCGCTTCTCGTTCAACGTAAAGGGCGGACGCTGCGAGGCTTGCCAGGGCGACGGTGTCATCAAGATCGAGATGCACTTCCTGCCGGACGTCTATGTGACGTGTGACGTCTGCAAGGGCCACCGCTACAATCGCGAGACGCTCGACATCAGGTTCAAGGGCAAGTCCATCGCCGATGTGCTCGACATGACGGTGGACGAGGCGGCGGAGTTCTTCAAGGCGGTGCCGTCCGTGCGCGACAAGATGGAGACGCTGCAACGCGTCGGCCTCGGCTACATCAAGGTTGGTCAGCAGGCGACGACGCTGTCGGGCGGCGAGGCGCAGCGTGTGAAGCTGTCGAAGGAGCTGTCACGGCGGGCAACCGGCAAGACGCTGTATATCCTCGACGAGCCGACCACGGGGCTGCATTTCCACGACGTGGCGAAGCTGCTCGAAGTGCTGCATCAGCTTGTGGACGCGGGCAACACGGTGGCGGTGATCGAGCACAATCTCGAAGTGATCAAGACCGCTGACTGGGTGATCGACCTTGGGCCCGAAGGCGGCGACGGCGGCGGCCGCATCGTGGCGGAGGGGCGCCCGGAGGACATCGCCGAGGCGGAAGCGAGCTATACGGGGCGGTTCCTGAAGGAACTGCTCCAGCGCCGCCCCGCAGCGAAAGGGAAGGCGAAGGTGGCGGCGCGGGCTGCGGAGTAA
- a CDS encoding CPBP family glutamic-type intramembrane protease, producing the protein MVELANTLAAPALPRLHARVRNNTIEIPRNALFSSLSRAQIRLVLPHVKYKRFKPGREILAEGQRNPGKIFIVIEGQVAATKLGLSPIEGVPTSYEIGLMRRGDIFGELSFVDGKPSALTFTATVEATVAVLDLSGSARLRRTRRLREIVTSKLRHHIARHADESVTLRVNTLQLENEFSAYRNGVGHIVVTTLCLLSFYTLTLSFLPAFKSVAHANFALSPLIILLFSLSFIPIIATSGFPLSFFGLQLRNWRPALAYSLRVSSMFILFFITVKWLLISSTQSFADLPLIDRADVQVDGHLGSGSAWYWVALAVYLLLTPMQEFVARSGIQAPLYAFLHGSELKRRWASILASNLVFAAAHAHISLAFALAAFLPGILWGWIFARTNSLMAATVSHILIGGSGMFLFGVETMVERLSA; encoded by the coding sequence ATGGTTGAATTGGCAAATACACTGGCCGCCCCGGCCCTGCCTCGCCTTCACGCGAGGGTAAGAAACAACACTATCGAGATTCCCAGAAATGCTCTGTTTTCGAGCCTTTCGCGTGCGCAAATCAGGCTCGTTCTTCCCCACGTAAAGTATAAGCGTTTCAAGCCGGGTCGGGAGATCTTGGCCGAAGGGCAACGAAATCCCGGCAAGATTTTCATCGTCATCGAAGGTCAGGTGGCCGCCACGAAGCTCGGGCTGTCGCCCATCGAAGGGGTGCCCACGTCATACGAGATCGGCCTGATGCGGCGAGGCGACATCTTCGGCGAACTCTCCTTCGTGGACGGAAAGCCGAGCGCGCTGACCTTCACGGCGACGGTCGAGGCGACGGTGGCGGTGCTCGACCTCAGCGGTTCGGCACGGCTCCGCCGCACAAGGCGGCTCAGGGAGATCGTGACGAGCAAGCTTCGCCACCATATCGCCCGCCATGCCGATGAGTCGGTGACCCTGCGTGTGAACACGCTGCAGCTCGAAAACGAATTCTCCGCGTACCGCAACGGCGTCGGACACATCGTCGTCACCACGTTGTGTCTTCTGTCCTTCTACACGCTGACGCTGAGTTTCCTGCCGGCCTTCAAAAGCGTGGCGCATGCAAATTTCGCGCTTTCGCCGCTCATCATCCTGCTTTTCAGCCTCTCCTTCATACCCATCATCGCGACAAGCGGCTTTCCGCTGAGCTTCTTCGGGCTTCAGCTCCGCAACTGGCGTCCGGCATTGGCGTATTCGCTGCGCGTGTCGTCGATGTTCATACTGTTCTTCATCACCGTGAAATGGCTGCTCATCAGCAGCACGCAGAGCTTTGCGGACCTCCCCCTTATCGACAGGGCCGACGTTCAGGTGGATGGGCATCTGGGGAGCGGTTCGGCGTGGTACTGGGTCGCGCTTGCGGTTTATCTGTTGTTGACCCCGATGCAGGAGTTCGTCGCGCGTTCCGGCATTCAGGCACCGCTCTACGCGTTTCTGCACGGGAGCGAATTGAAACGCCGCTGGGCCTCCATCCTCGCGTCCAACCTCGTGTTCGCGGCGGCGCATGCGCATATCAGCCTCGCCTTCGCGCTTGCCGCATTCCTGCCCGGCATTTTATGGGGATGGATCTTCGCCCGCACCAACTCGCTGATGGCGGCGACGGTGTCCCACATTCTCATCGGCGGCTCGGGGATGTTCCTTTTCGGCGTCGAAACCATGGTGGAGCGCCTTTCCGCCTGA
- the lgt gene encoding prolipoprotein diacylglyceryl transferase has translation MDLMAIAFPFNDPVAVHIGPLGIRWYGLAYMAGLLLGWLYMRRLCGNERLWGGPSPMTPYQADDFLFWATLGTVLGGRLGFFLMYEPTMLLHDPLRFFRLWEGGMAFHGGLLGVGAAIWIFARMNRIPVRSLMDLSAAAVPFGLFFGRLANFINGEIYGRLTDVPWAVEFPARVLLAGDAAGPRHPTQLYEAALEGLAMFFLLRYSTHTRLALQRPGLVTGVFLAAYGVFRIVAEYFKEWDFGQFFTTAYFSEGVVYSLPMIALGVLFVATARRGRGKEPAPA, from the coding sequence ATGGACCTGATGGCGATTGCATTTCCGTTCAACGACCCCGTGGCGGTGCATATCGGGCCGCTCGGCATCCGCTGGTATGGCCTTGCCTACATGGCGGGGCTGCTGCTCGGCTGGCTCTACATGCGCCGTCTCTGCGGAAACGAACGCCTTTGGGGCGGCCCGTCGCCGATGACGCCTTATCAGGCCGACGACTTCCTTTTCTGGGCGACGCTCGGCACCGTTCTGGGCGGGCGGCTCGGCTTCTTCCTGATGTACGAACCGACAATGCTCCTGCACGATCCGCTCCGCTTTTTCCGCCTCTGGGAAGGCGGCATGGCGTTTCACGGCGGATTGCTCGGCGTGGGCGCGGCGATCTGGATTTTCGCGCGCATGAACCGCATCCCCGTGCGCTCGCTGATGGACCTGTCGGCGGCGGCAGTGCCGTTCGGGCTCTTCTTCGGGCGGCTCGCGAATTTCATCAATGGCGAGATTTACGGGCGGCTCACCGATGTTCCTTGGGCGGTGGAGTTTCCCGCGCGCGTGCTGCTGGCGGGCGACGCCGCCGGGCCGCGTCACCCGACGCAGCTTTACGAGGCAGCACTCGAAGGTCTCGCGATGTTTTTCCTGTTGCGCTACTCCACGCATACGCGGCTTGCGCTGCAACGGCCGGGGCTCGTGACCGGCGTCTTTCTCGCGGCTTATGGGGTGTTCCGCATCGTCGCGGAGTATTTCAAGGAATGGGACTTCGGCCAGTTCTTCACGACGGCTTATTTCTCGGAAGGCGTGGTGTATTCGCTGCCGATGATCGCGCTGGGAGTTTTGTTCGTGGCGACGGCGCGGCGGGGGAGGGGGAAGGAGCCGGCACCTGCATGA
- the yidD gene encoding membrane protein insertion efficiency factor YidD gives MTVDLPTLLKTVVKAPVYVYRYAISPIIGPRCRHMPTCSQYALDAIDKNGAWFGGWLTIGRILRCHPWGSSGYDPAPDLRTQEIPFWAPWRVWRYRRSQPRCDHITS, from the coding sequence GTGACAGTCGATCTTCCCACATTACTGAAGACGGTCGTAAAGGCGCCGGTTTACGTTTATCGATATGCGATCTCGCCGATCATCGGGCCGCGATGCCGCCACATGCCGACGTGCTCGCAATACGCTCTCGACGCAATCGACAAGAACGGCGCGTGGTTCGGCGGCTGGCTCACCATTGGGCGCATCCTCCGCTGTCATCCATGGGGAAGTTCGGGTTACGATCCTGCGCCCGATCTACGGACGCAAGAAATCCCCTTCTGGGCACCCTGGCGCGTCTGGCGCTACAGGCGCTCCCAGCCGCGATGCGATCATATAACAAGCTGA
- a CDS encoding cation transporter — MAGCCDNGVCEGDTRRGDPSFKRVLWIVLFINAVMFVVEIVAGLAAGSASLQADALDFLGDTANYAISLFVVGMALRYRSMAALAKGATMGLFGLWVMATVVWHLQAGTVPAPQTMGLVGVAALISNAICLALLYAYRNGESNMRSVWVCSRNDVLGNGAVLLAALGVFGTGTGWPDLVVAAIMAALGLQGAAVVMRHATAELRAANRAGRTAASVEPSASSPF, encoded by the coding sequence ATGGCGGGCTGCTGCGATAACGGTGTTTGCGAGGGGGACACTCGTCGGGGCGACCCTTCCTTCAAGCGCGTCCTGTGGATCGTTCTTTTCATCAACGCCGTCATGTTCGTCGTGGAAATCGTCGCCGGTCTCGCAGCGGGGTCAGCGTCCCTGCAAGCCGACGCGCTGGACTTCCTTGGCGACACGGCGAACTATGCGATCAGCTTGTTCGTCGTCGGGATGGCGCTGCGGTATCGCAGCATGGCAGCGCTCGCCAAAGGTGCGACAATGGGGCTGTTCGGCCTCTGGGTTATGGCAACCGTGGTATGGCATCTGCAAGCGGGAACGGTGCCGGCGCCGCAGACGATGGGCCTGGTCGGCGTTGCCGCGCTCATCAGTAATGCGATCTGTCTCGCGCTTCTCTATGCCTATCGCAACGGCGAATCGAATATGCGCTCCGTGTGGGTGTGCTCGCGCAACGACGTTCTGGGCAACGGTGCCGTGCTGCTGGCGGCACTCGGCGTATTTGGAACCGGCACAGGCTGGCCCGATCTGGTCGTAGCCGCGATTATGGCAGCACTCGGGTTGCAAGGCGCGGCCGTCGTTATGCGGCATGCCACGGCCGAACTGCGTGCAGCGAACCGCGCAGGGCGAACGGCGGCTTCGGTGGAACCCTCGGCCAGCAGCCCGTTTTAG
- a CDS encoding ChuX/HutX family heme-like substrate-binding protein, translated as MLEDGIPARGERLRGGALRGAMLRLREAEKLRARDAATRLGVSEAEFVAAKVGHEAIRLEPDFADIVHALSGVGEVLALTRNEHCVHEKHGTFETVAIDGDAVSVRGEGLQLQLFLGHWRHAYKLTDEGEMGMIMTSLQFFDADGTAVHKVYQTENTDRAAFDAIVGRFMHAEQSNELDVTPARLAPPDPTPGNRTRVAPRALRAALERAAATATPIGVVVGNSGAIQSYTGPISKVMATGPWYNILDPRFNMHLHEAAIDSAWVAREPSADGIFTSLDLFDARGLRIARVFGAQSSDQFQSPAWLEIAASLPLFDAA; from the coding sequence ATGTTGGAGGACGGCATTCCGGCCCGTGGCGAGCGGCTTCGGGGCGGCGCACTCAGGGGAGCCATGCTTCGTCTGAGGGAAGCGGAAAAACTTCGCGCACGCGACGCCGCCACGCGTCTCGGCGTCAGCGAGGCGGAATTTGTGGCGGCAAAAGTCGGGCACGAGGCCATCCGCCTAGAACCCGATTTCGCAGACATCGTTCACGCGCTATCCGGCGTCGGCGAGGTGCTGGCGCTTACGCGCAACGAGCATTGCGTCCACGAGAAGCACGGCACGTTCGAAACCGTCGCCATCGATGGCGACGCCGTCAGCGTGCGCGGCGAGGGATTGCAGCTTCAGCTCTTCCTTGGCCACTGGCGCCACGCTTACAAGCTCACCGACGAAGGCGAGATGGGCATGATCATGACCAGCCTTCAGTTTTTCGACGCGGATGGCACGGCGGTGCACAAGGTCTACCAGACCGAGAACACAGACCGCGCGGCCTTCGACGCCATCGTCGGGCGCTTCATGCACGCCGAGCAATCGAACGAACTCGACGTGACGCCTGCCCGCCTTGCGCCACCAGATCCAACGCCCGGCAACCGTACCCGCGTTGCCCCGCGCGCGCTCCGCGCCGCTCTCGAAAGGGCGGCGGCAACGGCAACGCCCATCGGCGTCGTCGTCGGCAATTCCGGCGCGATCCAGAGTTACACGGGGCCAATCTCCAAGGTCATGGCGACAGGCCCCTGGTACAATATCCTCGATCCACGCTTCAACATGCACCTGCATGAAGCGGCCATCGACTCCGCATGGGTAGCGCGCGAGCCCTCCGCCGACGGGATATTTACCTCGCTCGACCTTTTCGACGCCCGAGGGCTTCGCATCGCGCGGGTCTTCGGCGCACAAAGCTCCGACCAGTTCCAGTCCCCGGCGTGGCTCGAAATAGCCGCCAGCCTTCCCCTTTTCGATGCAGCGTAG
- a CDS encoding DHA2 family efflux MFS transporter permease subunit, producing the protein MIIPLVVACGLFMESLDATVIATSLPAIAASLNEDPITLKLAMTSYLLSLAVFIPISGWVADRYGARRVFMAAIVVFAAGSMLCGLSNGLPEFIAFRILQGIGGAMMVPVGRLLILRSVPKHELIRALAWLTIPAMFGPVVGPPLGGFITTYLDWRWIFYVNVPIGALGLFLSWRFFENIREERSPPLDRTGFVLSGLALAAIVFGLALLGETHESMLTGAAMTLGGVVFGAAYVRHAFRVDNPVIDLRLLGISTFRAGVIGGSVFRIGIGAMPFLLPLMLQLCFGLSPFQSGMLTLAAAAGALVMKTTAPVIIRRFGFRNVLIVNAAISSAFIALSGFFTDATPHAAIVAILLAGGFFRSLEFTAINALAYADIKPSQMSRATSFASVAQQVSLSLGVAIGALVLQASQATRGEPTLTQADFATSFWVVAALSALATVWFWRLPEGAGASLSYRPETDREADSASGVHVAVKHD; encoded by the coding sequence ATGATCATTCCTCTCGTCGTTGCCTGCGGGCTGTTCATGGAAAGCCTCGACGCGACGGTCATTGCCACGTCACTGCCAGCCATCGCGGCGAGCCTCAACGAAGACCCGATCACGCTGAAGCTCGCGATGACGAGCTACCTTCTCAGCCTTGCCGTGTTCATCCCGATTTCCGGCTGGGTGGCGGACAGGTACGGCGCGCGCAGGGTTTTCATGGCGGCTATCGTCGTCTTCGCGGCGGGATCGATGCTGTGTGGACTGTCGAACGGCCTGCCCGAGTTCATAGCCTTTCGCATCCTGCAAGGAATTGGCGGGGCCATGATGGTGCCGGTTGGCCGGCTCCTGATCCTCCGCTCCGTGCCGAAACATGAGTTGATCCGCGCCCTGGCATGGCTGACGATCCCGGCGATGTTCGGCCCGGTGGTCGGGCCGCCCCTCGGAGGTTTCATCACGACCTATCTGGACTGGCGCTGGATCTTCTACGTGAACGTGCCCATCGGAGCGCTCGGCTTGTTCCTGTCGTGGCGTTTTTTCGAGAACATACGCGAGGAGCGCTCGCCACCGCTCGACAGGACGGGCTTCGTTCTATCCGGCCTTGCGCTGGCCGCCATCGTGTTCGGGCTCGCGCTTCTGGGCGAGACTCACGAGTCCATGCTGACGGGCGCGGCCATGACGTTGGGGGGCGTCGTTTTCGGCGCCGCGTATGTGCGTCATGCTTTTCGCGTCGACAACCCGGTGATCGACCTCAGGCTTCTCGGCATTTCCACATTCCGCGCCGGGGTGATAGGCGGGTCGGTGTTCAGGATCGGGATCGGGGCAATGCCGTTCCTTTTGCCACTGATGCTGCAACTCTGTTTTGGGCTTTCGCCGTTTCAGTCGGGCATGCTCACGCTTGCAGCGGCGGCAGGCGCGCTCGTCATGAAGACGACGGCACCGGTGATCATCCGGCGATTCGGGTTTCGCAATGTGTTGATCGTCAACGCCGCCATCAGTTCGGCGTTCATCGCTCTGTCGGGCTTTTTTACCGACGCGACTCCACACGCCGCCATTGTGGCCATTCTGCTCGCGGGCGGCTTCTTCCGTTCGCTGGAATTCACAGCCATCAATGCATTGGCCTATGCCGACATCAAGCCGTCCCAGATGAGCCGCGCGACGAGTTTCGCGAGCGTGGCGCAGCAGGTTTCGCTTTCGCTCGGCGTCGCTATCGGAGCGCTCGTTTTGCAGGCGTCACAGGCGACGAGGGGCGAGCCCACGCTGACGCAGGCCGATTTCGCAACGTCATTCTGGGTCGTGGCGGCCCTATCGGCACTTGCGACGGTGTGGTTCTGGCGATTGCCCGAAGGAGCCGGGGCATCGCTGTCTTACCGGCCGGAAACCGACCGCGAGGCAGACTCCGCGAGCGGCGTGCATGTCGCGGTGAAACACGATTGA